The region TGACGCAAGCTTCTCATCTCACACTGTCTCCGTGGGTTTAGTGAAGTACTTCTAAGTGTCGCGTTAAGCACATGAGTAGGTAGGTAAAAAGGACAGGGCGACCTGTCCTTTTTCTATGGTTGTTAACTTGTCATTTAGGCTTATTCTAAACGGCGATAATCTTGTGTATCTAAGTGGCCCATTTGCACTAACACCCACTGAACGCGTTCTTGTACATAATCTGTCATAGGAGTCGGATGAATCTTATATGGGTTAGGTAGTACGACAGCTAATTGCGCCGCTTGATGACGAGTCACGCGGCTGGCAGGAACGCCAAAGTAAGCTTCACTGGCTGCTTGAACACCATAAATTCCCGGACCAAACTCCACGATATTGATGTACATCTCCATGATGCGCTCTTTGCCCCAAATCAGCTCAAGTAACAGCGCGATATAAAGCTCATAGGCCTTGCGAATATAAGTTTCACTAGGAAAGAGAAAGACGTTTTTGGCGGTTTGCTGCGTAATTGTGCTCGCGCCGCGCTCTGGACCATCTGCGCCACTCGCTTCAATCACCGAAACTAACGCATCAATATCGATACCCCAATGAAATGGGAAACGTTGATCTTCTGATGCCATTATAGCCAAGGGAATCGCAGGGGAGACAGCAGCAAGCGGAACCCATTGATGTTGGGCGTGTTTGGGGTAACCTTCGGGTGGGAAAAGAGTGCGGTTTATTTCCCATGCCCAAAATGGTGGATTAATAAATTTAAGCAAAATGACCAGCACGAGAGGCAATCCCATGAGTAATGCCAGCGTGGCAATCAGCGCGCGTTTTATGCGGCGCTTGATTCGTCTCGTCAACAATTTCACATCATTTCCTTGGTAATGAACTGCCAACACTTTAGAGAGTCGTTTTATATAAATCAACTAAATGAAATTTGTAGCAGGGAAGTGATTAAAACAAATCGCTGTGTGAGCCGATACGAGCAAGTTGTAGTTGTTGATTATAAATACGGTAAATAAGCACTAAATCGGGTTTGACGTGACAATCTCTAAAACCCACCCAATTGCCTGTGAGTGGATGGTCTACATTTTGTGGGGCAAGAGTTTCCCCTCGCT is a window of Vibrio porteresiae DSM 19223 DNA encoding:
- a CDS encoding type II toxin-antitoxin system RelE/ParE family toxin translates to MYSLEYSTQFKKDFKKITKMPIPDIIEVGNIISKLQRGETLAPQNVDHPLTGNWVGFRDCHVKPDLVLIYRIYNQQLQLARIGSHSDLF
- the mtgA gene encoding monofunctional biosynthetic peptidoglycan transglycosylase, which produces MKRRIKRALIATLALLMGLPLVLVILLKFINPPFWAWEINRTLFPPEGYPKHAQHQWVPLAAVSPAIPLAIMASEDQRFPFHWGIDIDALVSVIEASGADGPERGASTITQQTAKNVFLFPSETYIRKAYELYIALLLELIWGKERIMEMYINIVEFGPGIYGVQAASEAYFGVPASRVTRHQAAQLAVVLPNPYKIHPTPMTDYVQERVQWVLVQMGHLDTQDYRRLE